From a single Planctellipticum variicoloris genomic region:
- a CDS encoding sugar phosphate isomerase/epimerase family protein, whose protein sequence is MTVKIDTPFASTGLSRRGFLQAAALGAAAATLPGTARAARLADPYAGFKMGLQSYSLRGFDAKTALEHTKTLGLKYWEAFPGHLPEAVVPKTVAEHKALLDAAGVTVMSYGVLGFDENETKAREHFEFAKLMGLTALSADPKPSKETFDLLDKLVDEYGVAIAIHNHGPGHRYDKISDVEKVVKDRHPKIGACVDTGHYLRSDESPVAAIERLGKRVFGVHLKDVKTLVKGDKREKQFKIIGEGDLDVLGCLKALKKLDYQYCLAIEYEENPQNPMSDLEACLRHVREQAAKLG, encoded by the coding sequence ATGACTGTGAAGATCGATACCCCGTTCGCGTCCACGGGCCTGTCCCGTCGCGGTTTTCTGCAAGCGGCGGCCCTCGGCGCCGCCGCCGCAACCCTTCCGGGCACGGCCCGGGCCGCGCGCCTGGCCGACCCGTACGCCGGCTTCAAAATGGGGCTCCAGAGCTATTCGCTCCGCGGCTTTGACGCGAAAACCGCTCTGGAACATACAAAAACGCTGGGCCTCAAGTACTGGGAAGCCTTTCCGGGACATCTCCCCGAGGCGGTCGTCCCCAAGACCGTGGCGGAGCACAAGGCGCTGCTCGACGCGGCCGGCGTGACGGTCATGTCCTACGGCGTTCTCGGGTTCGACGAGAACGAAACGAAGGCTCGCGAGCACTTCGAATTCGCAAAGCTGATGGGACTGACCGCCCTGAGCGCCGATCCCAAGCCGTCGAAAGAAACCTTCGATCTGCTCGACAAACTGGTCGACGAATACGGCGTCGCCATCGCCATCCACAACCACGGTCCCGGCCATCGCTACGACAAGATCTCCGACGTCGAAAAAGTCGTCAAAGATCGCCACCCGAAGATCGGCGCCTGCGTCGACACCGGACATTACCTCCGCAGCGACGAAAGCCCCGTCGCCGCGATCGAACGGCTCGGCAAGCGAGTCTTCGGCGTCCATCTGAAGGACGTGAAGACGCTGGTCAAAGGGGACAAGCGGGAAAAGCAGTTCAAGATCATCGGCGAAGGGGACCTCGACGTCCTCGGCTGCCTCAAAGCCCTGAAGAAACTCGATTACCAGTATTGCCTGGCCATCGAGTACGAAGAGAACCCGCAGAATCCCATGTCCGACCTGGAAGCCTGCCTGCGGCACGTCCGCGAACAGGCCGCCAAACTCGGCTAG
- the folP gene encoding dihydropteroate synthase: MSMWTIRGTQIPLSDHPLFMGIVNATPDSFSDGGRFLQADAAVEHALGLVSEGAALLDIGGESTRPGSEAVPVEQELERVIPVIARLAEATSVPISVDTCKAEVARRALRAGARIVNDISGLQFDPEIVNVCRDFGAGVVCMHIQGTPRTMQVDPKYDDVVEEVYRYFAERLDSLTRAGLSAESIVLDPGIGFGKTAEHNLELLAGIPRLRELGRPVLIGHSRKRFVKRVLGHNVDERLFGTIGISLAAAVRGAQVLRVHDVAASRDAWLAFQAVVRWPNVTLPPE; the protein is encoded by the coding sequence ATGTCGATGTGGACGATTCGCGGGACTCAGATTCCGTTGAGCGATCACCCATTGTTCATGGGCATCGTCAACGCCACACCCGACAGTTTCTCGGACGGCGGCCGGTTCCTGCAGGCGGATGCGGCGGTCGAGCATGCCCTCGGTCTGGTTTCGGAAGGGGCCGCGCTGCTGGATATCGGCGGCGAATCGACGCGCCCCGGTTCCGAGGCGGTTCCTGTCGAACAGGAACTCGAACGGGTCATTCCGGTCATTGCCCGCCTGGCGGAGGCCACGTCGGTACCGATCAGCGTCGACACGTGTAAAGCCGAGGTCGCCCGCCGGGCGCTGCGCGCCGGCGCCCGGATTGTGAACGATATTTCCGGACTGCAGTTCGATCCCGAGATCGTGAACGTCTGCCGGGACTTCGGGGCCGGCGTGGTGTGCATGCACATCCAGGGGACGCCGCGAACGATGCAGGTCGACCCGAAGTACGACGATGTCGTCGAAGAGGTCTACCGATATTTCGCCGAGCGTCTGGATTCCTTGACGCGGGCGGGACTGTCGGCGGAGTCGATCGTGCTCGATCCGGGGATCGGCTTCGGCAAGACGGCCGAGCACAACCTGGAGCTGCTGGCAGGAATTCCCCGCCTGCGGGAACTGGGTCGGCCAGTGCTGATCGGCCATTCCCGAAAGCGGTTCGTCAAACGAGTTCTCGGCCACAACGTCGACGAACGTCTGTTCGGGACGATTGGGATTTCACTGGCGGCGGCTGTGCGGGGAGCGCAGGTTCTGCGAGTTCACGATGTCGCCGCCAGTCGCGACGCCTGGCTGGCGTTCCAAGCGGTGGTGCGCTGGCCGAATGTCACGCTGCCGCCGGAATAG
- a CDS encoding Gfo/Idh/MocA family oxidoreductase: MSHRSNRRTFLKTTAALAGAAMPCWSTSASSRALGFQSVNDRPVLGCIGTGDRWQGVGPAALNFADCVAVCDVDRSHMEQGRDKVKGIQEKKGTSGDVEMYEDYRKILDRKDIDVVTIVTPDHWHSKIAIDAMRAGKDVYCEKPLTLTIHEGKQIIKVLEETGRVFQVGTQQRTEMDQRFLKAVAMIKQGRIGKVRKVVCDIGGSTDSGLIDEAPVPEGLNWELWLGQAPLVPYRSSTTANSSNKKYPASRCHYEFRWWYEYSGGKMTDWGAHHVDIASWAIGIDETGPLSVQGTAKHPCEFENGMPVQSDRYNAAVEFDVTVMCPGDIEMHIVSSSPDGNGILFEGTEGRFHVSRGSMKGAPAKDLETNPITEDYIVNQLLRGKNPGSHMGNFFECVKDRSKPASDVWSHHRAMTTCHLANIAIRTGKLLEWDSIAQLITNDKSANQWLSREQRKGYEIDVAV, translated from the coding sequence GTGAGCCATCGCAGCAATCGTCGGACTTTTCTCAAAACCACCGCCGCTCTGGCCGGCGCCGCCATGCCCTGCTGGTCGACGTCCGCCAGCAGCCGCGCGCTCGGTTTTCAGAGCGTCAATGACCGACCGGTGCTCGGCTGCATCGGCACCGGAGATCGCTGGCAGGGGGTCGGACCCGCGGCGCTGAACTTCGCCGACTGTGTGGCGGTCTGCGACGTCGACCGGTCCCACATGGAGCAGGGGCGCGACAAGGTGAAGGGGATCCAGGAGAAAAAGGGGACGTCCGGCGACGTCGAGATGTATGAGGACTATCGCAAGATCCTCGACCGCAAGGACATCGACGTGGTGACGATCGTCACCCCGGACCACTGGCACAGCAAGATCGCGATCGACGCCATGCGGGCCGGCAAAGACGTCTACTGCGAAAAGCCGCTGACCCTGACGATCCACGAAGGCAAGCAGATCATCAAGGTTCTGGAGGAGACCGGCCGGGTCTTCCAGGTCGGCACGCAGCAGCGGACCGAGATGGACCAGCGGTTCCTCAAGGCCGTCGCGATGATCAAGCAGGGCCGCATCGGCAAGGTCCGGAAGGTCGTCTGCGACATCGGCGGATCGACCGACAGCGGGCTCATCGACGAAGCGCCGGTCCCCGAGGGACTGAACTGGGAACTGTGGCTGGGACAGGCGCCGCTCGTGCCCTATCGTTCCAGCACCACCGCCAACAGCTCGAACAAGAAGTACCCGGCGTCCCGTTGTCACTACGAGTTCCGCTGGTGGTACGAATACTCCGGCGGCAAAATGACCGACTGGGGCGCCCACCACGTCGACATCGCCTCCTGGGCGATCGGTATCGACGAGACGGGACCGCTGTCCGTGCAGGGGACCGCGAAGCATCCGTGCGAGTTCGAGAATGGCATGCCGGTCCAGAGCGATCGCTATAACGCCGCGGTCGAGTTCGATGTCACGGTGATGTGCCCCGGCGACATCGAGATGCACATCGTCAGCAGCTCGCCCGACGGCAACGGCATTCTGTTCGAAGGGACGGAAGGCCGGTTCCACGTCAGCCGCGGTTCGATGAAGGGGGCGCCGGCCAAGGATCTCGAAACCAATCCGATCACCGAGGACTACATCGTCAATCAGCTTCTGCGGGGCAAGAACCCCGGCAGCCACATGGGCAATTTCTTCGAGTGCGTCAAGGACCGCTCGAAGCCGGCGTCCGACGTCTGGAGCCATCACCGCGCCATGACGACCTGCCACCTGGCGAACATCGCGATCCGCACCGGCAAGCTGCTGGAATGGGATTCCATTGCCCAGTTGATCACCAACGACAAGTCGGCCAATCAGTGGCTCTCCCGCGAGCAGCGCAAGGGCTACGAAATCGACGTCGCCGTGTGA
- a CDS encoding NAD(+)/NADH kinase gives MTTASGLRLAMVSRDESPRVDEARRELLEFLLREYGLTVPSYSTPDDFNPSPDEPLDLVVALGGDGTILRTCRQLGQHQRPMLGVNLGRLGFLADLSPTEFCERFPRFVAREYQVVHHLMYSCRWQNRAGQEETWLGLNEVAVLAGAALCLLRIQLEIDGERVTQYSCDGLIVSTPVGSTAHSLAAGGPILRQDLSAFVITPICPHTLTNRPVVDRADSVYRLTVPDAPPGTMLVVDGQIKHPLEPGDVVEIRQAPVTFQLARLKDHSYYTTLRRKLGWSGQPLYGGQGAE, from the coding sequence ATGACTACTGCGTCCGGCCTCCGTCTGGCGATGGTTTCGCGCGACGAAAGTCCGCGTGTCGACGAGGCCCGCCGGGAACTCCTGGAGTTCCTGCTCCGCGAATACGGCCTGACCGTCCCCAGCTATTCCACCCCCGACGACTTTAATCCGTCGCCCGATGAACCGCTGGACCTCGTCGTGGCGCTCGGCGGCGACGGCACGATCCTGCGGACCTGCCGCCAGCTCGGCCAGCACCAGCGCCCCATGCTGGGGGTCAACCTCGGGCGGCTCGGATTCCTGGCGGATCTGTCGCCGACCGAATTCTGCGAACGCTTTCCCCGCTTCGTGGCCCGCGAATACCAGGTCGTCCATCACCTGATGTATTCCTGCCGCTGGCAGAACCGCGCCGGCCAGGAAGAGACGTGGCTCGGGCTGAACGAGGTCGCCGTCCTGGCGGGAGCGGCCCTTTGCCTCCTGCGGATTCAACTCGAGATCGACGGCGAACGGGTGACCCAATACAGTTGCGACGGCCTGATCGTCAGCACGCCGGTCGGTTCGACGGCTCACAGCCTCGCGGCCGGCGGACCGATTCTGCGGCAGGATCTCTCCGCATTCGTAATCACTCCCATCTGCCCGCACACGCTGACCAACCGGCCGGTCGTCGATCGCGCCGACAGCGTCTACCGCCTGACCGTCCCCGATGCCCCGCCGGGAACCATGCTGGTCGTCGACGGTCAGATCAAGCACCCCCTGGAGCCGGGCGACGTCGTCGAGATTCGCCAGGCGCCTGTTACGTTTCAACTGGCCCGACTGAAGGACCACAGCTACTACACGACGCTGCGGCGAAAGCTCGGCTGGAGCGGACAGCCCCTTTACGGCGGGCAGGGAGCCGAATAG